The sequence below is a genomic window from Dioscorea cayenensis subsp. rotundata cultivar TDr96_F1 chromosome 6, TDr96_F1_v2_PseudoChromosome.rev07_lg8_w22 25.fasta, whole genome shotgun sequence.
agagaaaataatttcacaaaattttctaaattaatttcttgtctccctgtggcggagcaaaacaatgaattgttgatgcagaatcatcaatctcgactATCTGAATCAGCACCACTgccagaaattaattttgggcaaagaagatggcgTGGTCGCGGTATTGGTTTTAAAAACCGCGGTGGACGAGGAtattatggtggtcgaggactacGCGGTCATGATGGGGGCCGAAATAATATTGGACCACGCGATAGcaaaattgatgtacatcaacaaaaataacaaagccACATGATGGGGTCAGAGACAAAGAAGGATATCTACTATCGTTGTAGTCTGGAAGGTCATTGGTCCAGAATTTGCAGAACCCCTAaacattttgtccatctttaccaagaatcacttaaaaataagaaaggtaaagatattgagacaaattttgctgacaaccccatagttgatccaattgagaataattctataaataatttaaatgtaactaaaaatacatatttagatatgtcagatttccttatagaataatttgtaatatgtttttatgttttattaaattatgtttttcttctgttttgttagaatatggctGATGATGAATGTATTATTGATGCGGGACAACGCATgctattttgacaagaaaaatatatttatatccttatcaatgagaaaggcatgtatagccacaatagcaggGTCATCAGACCTGGTTGAAGGTTTTAGAGAAGcagcattgatgttgccaaatgggacatccttgcagatgaaaaatgctctatattcccctaagtctaggaggaaccttttaaactttaaagatatatgtctcaatggatatcatttagagatggttgataaggaaagaaaagaatatctttatattacacaagttatttcatgccaaaaacgtgTATTTGAAAGCTTTCCTTGTATATCCtcaggattatattttacacgtattaaagtgatggaatcacatacggtattaacccagaaggttaatgacccagaaatatttaaaatatggcatgaaagacttgaacatccgggtgctattatgttacgccggattattactagttctcatggacacccactgaaggattataaaatcccaacacataatgaatatgcatgttcagcaTGCTTaatgggaaagctaataaccaGACCTTCTATAACTAAGGTGACTGGTGAatctcttaaatttttataaagaatAGAAGGAGAcatatgtggaccaatacatccatcatgtggaccatttaggtattttatggttttaatcgatgcatcgactagatggtcccatgtttcacttctgtctacaaggaatgtagcatttgtaaggttattggcacaaattattaggcttaaagcacaatttctagattatcccataaagacaattcgtcttgataatgctggtggattttcatcaaaatcattttatgattattgtatggcagttggaatacatgttgagcatccagtagctcatgtacatacctAAAATGGGTTGGCAGAGTATTTAATAAAAAGACTCCAGATTATTGCCGgtccaatgttattaaggacgAAACTGCCTACAAGTGCGTGGGGTCATACTATTTTGCATGCTGCAGCTTTAATACGGATTCGACCTactgcatgtaattcatattcaccacaccaacttgttatgggtaaagagactgatatttcatatataagaatatttggttgtgcagtatatgtgccaataccaccaccaaatcgtacaaaaatgggtccacaacgcagacttggtatatatgttggttatgattccccttcaattatacgatatttagaaccattaacatGGGATGTATTTACTGTAAGATTtgcagattgtcattttgatgaatctgtcTTCCCTTCATtagggggagaaatgattactcaaaatgaagtaaaagaaattgattggaatgcatcacgattacatacatatgattctcgcaccaatgaatgtgaacttgaagttcaaaggatcactaaattgcaaaatattgcaaatgaaatacctaatgcattcactgatactaaaatggtaaccaaatcatatataccagctgcaaatgctcctgcaagaattaagattccaaagaatccattgaaagaaaatcaagtagaaaataaatcatgacaaaaacgtggaagaccaattggcgCCAAAGATCcagctcctagaaaaaggaagcagaaaaataaagagaaggaactCTTATGtaaaaagggagaggaaattataaaaccctcagaataagttaatgaagaatcaatggagaataatatttctgaaaatattgaaaattcaattttctATGTAGATGATAGTCAAAGATTGAATCAgcatgagaccgaaataaatTGTATATTCATCTATAATGCGGctacagatatagaaataaatactgataatgatccagagccacgatctattgaagaatgtcgacaaagaaatgattgacCAAAATAGAAAGAAGCTATTCAAgctgagctaaattccctatcaaaatgtgaggtgtttgggccgatagtgccaacacGAGAAGGGATAAAACCAGTCGGTTATAAATAGGTGttcgtgagaaaaagaaatgaaaataatcaaattatgagatataaagcaagactggttgctcaaagtttttctcaaatgcctaatattgattatgaagaaatatATTCTCCTGTAATAGATGGAattactttttgatttttaattgccatggcagcaagtaataaattaggTATGCAGTTGATACatgtatggattacttgaaaatgacagaTATATGAAAATCCCTGAGGGATATAAGATAATAGACATTACAAATCAAcaatatttatactctattaaattacagagatctctttatggtttaaaacaatctggacggatgtggtataaccgtcttagtgaatatcttataaaagaatggtaccaaaatgataatatatgtccatgtgtgtttattaaaagttatactaacggttttgttgtgatagcagtatatgtggatgatttaaattttgtagGCACTCATTCTGAAATTGCAATTGCAGCATCATATCtgagaaaagaatttgaaatgaaagatctgggaaagaccaaatttcTGTCTAGGTATATaaatcgagcacttatcctcaggaatatttgtgcatcaatcaacctataTAGAAAAAGTGctgaagagattcaatatggagaaggcttatccacaaaacaaacttttacagctacttcatcaaatcatgctgaaattctagctctccatgaagcaagttgtgaatgccaatggttacgatctatgattgggcatatacaGTCATCATGCATATTACCATCAGtaacaacaaatgttaaaataatttatgaagacaacagtgcttgtatttctcaaatacaaggaggttatattaaaggtgacagAACGaagcatatatcaccaaaatttttctacactcatgatctccaaAAAGAAGGtgttatagaagttcaaaagattcaatccaatGAAAATCAAGCTGATTTATTCgcaaaatcacttcctaagtacattcaccaaagacttatacACAAAATCGATATGAGAAGACTTACGGATGTAAGTACTTCTGATATAAGTTAaaggttatttatttgagggggagactgtactcttttttccttcgccaaggtttttgtCCCAATGGATTTTCCGAGGCAAGatttttaatgaggcagtaaCCCTCAAATATATCAAGGATAGTgtattctttttccttagctaggtttttatcccactgggtatttcctagcaaggttttaacgaggcatatcctttGGTCGTAGGCATCCAAGGGGGCTATAGCAACCAtctagaaaacactgtagcaaccgCCCATGTGATACTATAGCAGTCGCTGGTACTATTACTATTCCACCTACCAGGGCATTTTGGACCATCGGATTAAATCGATCTTAGCCGTTCATTCAAcccttgtaaccctataaatacccccactcatttgtatattttatataagaagagaaggaaaagaagaggtGAATTTTGAAGTGTTTTTGGTAAATGttctggctctctattcttattactatctttgtatttataaaatattcttaacACCTTGAAAGTTttgtcaagaaattttttttttttaatgtttgatgGAAGTGATAGTCTTGAAAGTTTTGtcaagaaaaattttttttaatgtttgatgtGATTTTGTGACAGATTTACTAGCATTATTGAGCCATTGTTATTGACATTTTAAAATGAGGTAAATTAGGTTTTGGTGTCGGGTACTGTAGTGCAGtagaaaacatgaaataacCCTTTCATTCTTTATATTAAGCTGCCATtgcattataacatatatacatctaCACATACTTAATCTTAAGCTTGATGAATTGAGgctatctttcattcaaaaaaataaggtaaattttatacttacaatttgttcttgatgtccattttattaatatatttgtccATTTCATTAGCAACTTCAATATGGGTAGATGCAAAGATTTTcattgtgcatatatataatattaatgttttttatatctaaaaaagtttaaaaaaaataataataacaattaaagcaaacaaacaatGTAATTTACTGTTCAACTGGTATATATTAAAGCTATCCTCCACTAATAGCAGTGCATTCAAATGGTTTTTTGATTGACATTTGTAAGCAAATACGGTAAacaatcttatatttttgtgtattttttcaATCAGCtttaaaaagttatgatttaatcccttatttttaatgtttatgatGATTTAGTCACCCGAATATACACTATTAACGACGATTACATCTGACATACTACGTGGAATATATTTGCTCAAAGTTGAATATGAGGTACACAAAGTATAGCCTGTGAAATCttgattgatgtttttatttcttttcctcattttttaaagaaaaaatagaaactatattctttaatacaaaaaataatatttattccattcaaataaatttttatgtgaaCCAAATGGATCTgaaactataaaatttaaatattttcttaagaaaaattagaaattatattgttctatacaaaaataatatttattccattcaaatatttttactgTGAATCGAATGTatctaaaactatatatatatatatatatatatacactcaatgcctctttatttatttgtatataattaaaatcactACTGCAATATATTGATtagtagtatatatatttatatatattatattggttAATGTGTAGTTTGTTTGACTTTTGAGACAAAAACGTCTCTTTCTTCCCTACATACGAGGTTATCAAGTttgaaaactaaacaaaaaattaaaaataaacaaaagcaaaaacaaagttAGGAATGGGAAGACAAGTAACAAAAGACATATAAGAGTTGCATGTGAATGGTGGGGTGATCCTAACATAcaagcaaaggaaaaatatgACAACTACACATTGTAATCAAAGAAACATAGGCTATGCCCTAActaatcaaagataaataatattttgttacATATTGACAAAAACCTCTTTATGGTTTGTCATGGAGACTTGAACCCATTTTTCTTACCGtaagatattttattaaatgtattaattatattgtttgaGAGGATTTATTAAGATaactttatttagtttttagatAATccagtataatatatatataaagaattaaaaaaattatcattatattCCAAATTTGACAATATCATTTTTTCCTTCAAAAGatgttaacaaaaaataaaaatacgtTTTATAATTCGTAcgcttttgaaaataaatatatgaaaaataccaTAATTAgcaagaatatttaaaaaaattaaaacaatttaaaaagaattaacaCGTTGGTgtttaatatttagttattatgttttagaagatttattaaaataatattttccccTATAATTTTgtctaaaaatacaaaaaaaaaaaaaaatatttaaaatttgagaatatacctctaatattaaaattcattttaaaaatttatattattaatattagtacactattttaatatattaaaccCGCAGCGTTAAACGCGGGCCTTTACACTGGTACCTTATAATACCATGGCTCTAACATGTGCATGCATGAAACTTGGACATGTGGCAAGTGTAGCAATTTAATAATGGAGATCGTCTCAGATCAATTAAACACTTCATCAttcattaataaatcaaaacagacacatattaattattaaaatatttttaaaataaaaaagaaaaacccccCAAAATCATGAAGAAAGAAAGGCCACAACTTTGTTAATCAACACAGCAGCTTGATCACAACCAGCTTCATCCAAATGGAAGACATGGCCCATACCATGAGACACAACCAACTCAACACCATCCACCCTCTTCTCCTTCAACTTTTCATAATAAGCCATTCCTCTCACACTCAGCAAGTCCTTCTCGGCCACACACACCATGATTTTCTCGCACGCCATCGGACCAAGATCCGGCGCTGTCTCGGCCAACGGATTGATCATGGGATCATCCACTCCGGCACTTGCCGGACACACCAACATCCATAGCTCATCCAACCTCTTCCTCAATTCATCTCCCACCTCCTCTCCCTCCATCTTTGACCCCCAAAAATATGGGTGCATCAATACCATTCCTCTCATTTTCACACCttaccaaaaaataataataataataattaaaaaaacatggggTATAATAGTAATTTCATCTAATATATCGTCTAACTGAAAATTACCTTCTGAGCCTTCAGCTCCGGCACGCAAGGCCATATGGTGTGCTATGTTAGCGCCGGCGCTATCTCCGGCCAAGAACAGCCTACTCAAATCACCAAAATTCACCAACCATGGTTCCGGCACGGCTGTGGCGCCATCCAACTGATGCACCACCCACTGCAATGCTTTCCAACAGTCATCATACGCGGCCGGGAGCGGAAATTCCGGTGCTAACCTGTACTCAATAGATACAATTATCATCTTGGCTTCCGACGATAAACAAGTTCAAGTATGAGTGGTAGATCGGAGAGTAGGCCGTTTGGATGCAGAACCCGCCGCCGTGGAAGTAGACAAGCACCGGGAGCTTCTCCGGCTTGTTGGAAAAAGGTTTGGGAAAATATATCCGCGCAGAGACATTGGTTTCGATGTCGATGATGATGCCCTTTGATGAGACTCCGGTGACGGAGTCTTCGCCGGCAGGGACTGTTTCCGTTCCTCTTAGACGTTCAACTCGGCCACTTTTGTAGACTCGGAGGTAGTCGAAGATTTGGAAGTCGAGTTCATGGTCTTCGGAAATGGAATCCATTGATGGAGCTGCAAGTTGGAAGAATGGAGAagggtaaatatatatatcacttttatttttagatattggACTCTCTGTATAAAAGTCTTTGGCTGTTGCTGGGAGTTGGATGAATTCAAAGAGAATAAGGACTCTTTTGATGACTTCTCTTCACCAAATGGCACATATTTATTGGaatcaatcaataaatattttgtcTTCAAGAGAATAAATGACATATTGTGACCCCACAAATGATGGCATGACAGAGAAAAAATTAGTGGGCCAATAATTCAGAATATTTTAGTCAAATACTCCCACAATTTAAGCTATTAAATGTTTTTCTTCATCCTCTTGCTTAAACTTTCAATAACACTTGCTTGAGAATGGTAAAAACATCTATTTTAAATAGACCGGGGATATTGTCCCCCGCCAAATGAGGGTTATTGTGGAGTTAAATGTGATCAAGTTTAAGTTTTATATAGTCATAACTGCATACGAAAACATTAGTGTAatgaattatgaatttatgatgaGTTCAAGTGTCATACTcgtttttacaaatatttaaacatattataTCGATCATCTTATCTAGCTCATGTCacataaaatgtaaaatatccGGAAGTAATCAAGACTTTTCAACCTGATTCACCTATAAATTATGTGCACAGAATTGACTTATTGAACCATTCAACATTGATTAGCTATATAAGATactataaaattcaaaacagaGGAGTACAGTGTAAATAATCTTAGAAATCTGACCTGCCATACAACAAGAAGAATCGATGAGTCCTATTGTACATAAGAGCAATCTCTTCAATCAACAATCCCTCTCTTCAAGTTCCGATGgctttttaatgttgttataAATCAACAAGGACCTGAACTTATGTCGAATTCAAAATAGAGACAGTACATTGTAAATAATCTTAGTAATCTTACCTGGAGTATAACAAGAAGAATTGATGAGTATTGTATATAAGAGCATCTCTTCAACCAACCCCACTCTTCCAGTTCCGACggttgtttaattttgttataaatcaATGGACCAGAAATttatatcgaattcttgcaccGACACTTGTAGATGCAGTTGGTGGACAGTTTCGTGATCATTATTAATCGAATTTTGAGTGAACAAAAACCATAAGGCAGAAGAATAGAGGCCAGCAGCAAACCAGTATTATACTGTGATGCCTCTGCTCTGTTTATATCCAGTAACAACATGATCACATCGAGCACTGAAGATGTTACCAAGAAACAATCGCCACATcttgataaaaaaaaccattctCGATTTGGTTCACTTCAGATCAGAAAATATTCAACCTGATTCCCTGCATAGCATTATACTGCTATGTAGATAGTGTAATGTGATGTGAAAGTTCTAATCTATGCCAACAATAAACATTAAGAGTTTTATTAATAAGAATGTTactaaaaactaaattataagATTACCTTCTGCGCAAGACCATATGGTGTGTTCTGTTGGACTCGGAGGAAGTTAAAGATTTGGAAGTAGTGTTCATGATCTTTGGATGTGTACTCCGTTGAGGGCAGTGATGGAGTTCAAGGTTGAATGGAGAAGAATGGAGGGTTGGAGATGGACTTCATTGTTTAGTAACCAAAACATGACTGATAtccattgattgtaattaaggCTAGGTTTTGTCTTAATGAGCTATAAATAATACTAGTTATTAGAACCAATAATAACTTATTTAAATGAGATGCATTCAATGTTCAGCTAACATGACAGTGACACATTTCAGAGAGGGACAAAACTGTAAAATTACACCTATGAGTACacgaaaaattttgaaattcttaaCATCCTGTGTGTGTGCATCTGTAACGGAAGGTAGGTAGTTATGAATTATTGCGAGTTTGCAActaattattaaacaaaaacattgcaaCAACTCACTAAATtaccttaaattttttatttctcaaagtTCTGTATTGAATACACAtagtaattatataaataatatattttcaaagtaggaatttatattataaatgacTATaacttaaaatgtaaaaaaaccatataaaataagcatatacatataaaaaaaaaattaaaaaaaatcacttatttttttatttattttctaatgatAATAGATGATTGATTGGGCTCAAGagtatacatacatgtataaatatCTCTATTTATATAAGAGTATGACTTTTGAGGGGTCTACATAAAATAAAGTATTAGAGTAACTCGCAATACCAAGACTTTAGAATATATAAACACAAGTCTCTTCTTGTATTGGTTTacgcttttgattgaaaattaaactGCATAATATGATTAGTTTGCATTTAACAATGATAACTTTATATGGGTATATACgcaatttcagtttttttttttccagttcACATGGAAATAGTAGACACTATGTTATCCGTTTATCAATCATGTTATGTTCATTGTATCATGTAAGATACATACGTCATGTCATGTAAACTACAAAATATCTGTATTTGTGTTAGCGAAATTTCTCTAATGAATACAGGTTGACAACAGCATGTTTATGACGCATCACGCATTAACCTGAATTGACACCTTTCGTAACACACCAAACTTCAAAAATACTCCAAGTGTTCACAAATGATTTTACAATATATCATGTATGAACAATTGACTAATTTAAACGAGATCAACATTGATCAGCTATATAAGATGCTATATAATTCAAAACTTGAGACAAATACATTGAAAATAATCTTAGTAATCTGACCTGGCAATTCTATAGAAACATCAATTTGCAATACCCGAGAAGAGTTGGTGACTCCAGTTCTAGACAGGAGCAATCTCTTCAAAGAATCCCTTTCTGTAAGTGTCAAAGAGTGTTTACTGTTGATCTACATCATCAGGGATCTGAAATTTTCATCGAACTCTTGTACCACTATAGTAGATGCAGTTGATCATGAGGAACCAAGACAGTTAGATGAAAATTTCAAGGCACGGAATGCAGTATTAATCGGATTTTGAGTGAACAAGAACCACAAGGTAGAAGAACAGCAGCTGGTTGCAAACCAGTAGCAGACTGTGATGCTACATCtccatttatatttatatttagtggCAAACCAATCTCATCAAGCTCTGAGGGTGTAACTGAGAAATAATCACCACATCTGCATTGATAAAAGAACTCCTGAGCATCACCAATGGTTTCTATAGTCATCTCCTCTAATGTGACTTCATCAGCAACAGCTTCAAGTTTCTGTCTGGAAGATTGCAACTCCATATCATAATTTGCTCTGGATGTTGGATCACTAAGTACCTCCCATGCTTTCTGAACAGACAGAAATCTTTCTTGCAATTCATGGTCAAGCTGAGATTCTTTTGTATTCATGTGCAGTTTATCAGGATGAGAATTGAGGATGGCAGCCTTGTATCCTGCTCGGATCTCATCATAGTTGGCGTCTTCCTTCACTGAAAGGATTTGATAGTGGGTTGTTCCAGTCAAATTACAGCTATCAAGGAGCATTCTGGAGGCTTTTTGATGCAGATGGTTAACTAACTAACTTTCCCACTCAAGTATGTACAGTCAGTTTCCCACTTATCTTACTGGCTCTGGCTGCATCGctgaatacaataaaaatatgatcGAGAAACATAAATCATTCACAACAACTAGTAGCAGTAATTGACAACTTCAAGATAAAGAACTGATGCAAATGAGAAAATCATTTGTTGGAAGATTGTTGTGGATTAGGATTAGGACCAGGATACGAAAATGCTGCATCAATACACCTACAGGCTACAAGTTAAAAAGAGATTTCAAATGAATTTGATCAGTCTTCAGTTCAAAAGCAAATATAGTTTTGTGTTCCTTCCTATCAGTGAACTAGTCTGCAAATGGGTTTACCTATCTAACCTAAGGGACAGCGTACAAGATCGAGAAACCCATTTACTAAGCAGAAATCAATCAACTATGTCTTCATTGTTCATCTTGCTTCAGAAATTTTACTGTAAACTATAAGTTCCCCTTCAATAGGAAAGAAGTGTACATTACAGACTTGGTAATATAAATATCTAGCCGTTCATGGACATCCAGTTAGAAATTCAAACATTGTCACAAAAGATGACTTCATATTTCAGGTTAGAGTAGTACCAAGATCATATCTCTGAATGGAGTGGGTGCTTTAGCTACAATACTCATCAGCAAGCATTAAACCATAAGCCTCAAGTTTCTAAAATCACAATTAAGTTTTGTTAACAATGTTTTCTATTTCCATGTTCATTG
It includes:
- the LOC120263418 gene encoding DPH4 homolog; this translates as MLLDSCNLTGTTHYQILSVKEDANYDEIRAGYKAAILNSHPDKLHMNTKESQLDHELQERFLSVQKAWEVLSDPTSRANYDMELQSSRQKLEAVADEVTLEEMTIETIGDAQEFFYQCRCGDYFSVTPSELDEIGLPLNININGDVASQSATGLQPAAVLLPCGSCSLKIRLILHSVP